The proteins below come from a single Gimesia alba genomic window:
- a CDS encoding anthranilate synthase component II, whose amino-acid sequence MILIIDNYDSFVFNLARYFEELGQQTRVIRNDQLTLDQAEDLNPAALVLSPGPCTPEEAGLSQDLVRHFVNRVPILGVCLGHQTIAASFGGNIIKAPKPIHGQTSSIHHQNSRLLSKLPNPFEATRYHSLIIDEATLSPDLQITARTAEGIPMAIEHKTAPLFGVQFHPESILTECGLSLIESFLSFVPAHSS is encoded by the coding sequence ATGATCCTGATTATTGATAATTATGACAGCTTCGTGTTCAATCTCGCTCGTTACTTTGAAGAGCTGGGACAACAGACGCGCGTCATCCGCAATGACCAGCTCACATTGGATCAAGCAGAAGATTTAAACCCCGCCGCCTTAGTCCTTTCCCCCGGCCCGTGTACACCCGAGGAAGCAGGACTCAGTCAGGATCTGGTCAGACACTTTGTCAATCGAGTTCCCATTCTGGGCGTCTGCCTGGGACATCAGACCATCGCTGCCAGCTTTGGCGGGAACATTATCAAAGCCCCCAAGCCCATTCATGGTCAGACCTCGTCGATTCACCATCAAAACTCCCGTCTGTTATCTAAACTCCCTAATCCGTTCGAAGCCACACGCTATCACTCGTTGATTATTGACGAAGCCACGCTTTCACCGGATCTGCAAATCACAGCCAGAACAGCAGAGGGAATTCCGATGGCCATCGAGCACAAAACCGCGCCGCTGTTCGGCGTACAGTTTCATCCCGAATCGATCTTAACCGAATGCGGTCTCTCATTAATTGAGAGTTTCCTCTCCTTTGTACCTGCACACTCTTCCTAA
- the pabB gene encoding aminodeoxychorismate synthase component I gives MSGNLSQDLSQLPQKQGKQAASALPLVEEILPCPDLEQLFLEFSGDEGLLVLDSARQTSTLGRFSYLMSTPLKRFQIQQVQFAVDPFEAIRQIHATHSVDSIPGLPPFQGGFAGLLSYELGRSWEQFARAPFDEFQLPDLAVGFYDWVIAWDHSQHRAWLIVQGFDQRLETQNADIASSRLNQIKARIDAAEFNRQDRLTALSQSRFAQMDQLPLDQLSPVFPLEGNEEILSNFSKPQFLKQVERIIEYIYAGDIFQANFSQRLLTPSKQHPAELYLNLREKNAAPFAGYFGWDDWAVVSASPERFLNVSGDEVETRPIKGTRRRKYVPEADLLTRDELRESEKDQAENVMIVDLLRNDLSRVCQAGSIRVPHLCEVETYETVQHLVSEVRGQLKPENTVWDLLAASFPGGSITGAPKVRSMEIIAELEPTVRGPYCGSLFYAGLNGEFDSNILIRTFTIKNGWVQFPVGGGIIAQSQPRLEYEETLHKAAGMISALQT, from the coding sequence ATGTCTGGAAATTTATCTCAGGATCTCTCTCAGCTACCCCAGAAGCAGGGGAAGCAGGCAGCAAGCGCACTCCCGCTTGTGGAAGAGATTCTGCCCTGTCCGGATCTGGAGCAGCTCTTTCTGGAATTCTCCGGTGATGAAGGTCTGTTAGTCTTAGACAGTGCCAGACAGACTTCCACTTTAGGCCGGTTTTCCTATTTAATGTCGACGCCGCTCAAACGCTTTCAAATCCAGCAGGTACAGTTCGCGGTCGATCCCTTTGAAGCGATCCGACAAATTCATGCAACGCACTCAGTCGATTCGATTCCGGGACTACCTCCATTCCAGGGAGGATTTGCCGGCCTGCTGTCTTACGAACTGGGTCGCAGTTGGGAACAGTTCGCCCGGGCCCCCTTTGATGAATTTCAACTGCCTGACTTAGCGGTCGGTTTTTATGACTGGGTGATTGCCTGGGATCACAGCCAGCATCGCGCGTGGCTCATCGTGCAGGGATTTGATCAACGTCTGGAAACACAGAATGCAGACATCGCATCCTCGCGACTGAACCAGATCAAGGCACGCATCGACGCGGCTGAATTCAACAGACAAGATCGCCTGACGGCGCTGTCACAAAGTCGATTTGCTCAAATGGACCAGCTGCCGCTCGATCAACTTTCGCCTGTGTTTCCGCTAGAAGGGAACGAGGAGATACTGAGCAATTTCAGCAAACCTCAGTTTCTGAAGCAGGTGGAACGGATCATCGAATACATCTATGCCGGTGATATCTTTCAGGCCAATTTTTCACAACGTTTATTGACCCCGAGCAAACAGCATCCGGCAGAACTGTATCTGAATTTGCGTGAGAAAAACGCGGCTCCCTTTGCCGGCTATTTTGGCTGGGATGACTGGGCCGTGGTCAGCGCCTCGCCCGAACGATTTCTGAATGTGTCCGGCGATGAAGTCGAAACCCGTCCGATCAAGGGAACGCGTCGCAGAAAGTATGTGCCTGAAGCCGACCTGTTGACACGAGATGAACTGCGCGAAAGCGAAAAAGATCAGGCGGAGAATGTCATGATCGTGGACCTGTTGCGAAATGATCTGTCTCGCGTCTGTCAGGCCGGTTCGATTCGTGTCCCGCATCTATGTGAAGTCGAAACGTACGAAACCGTGCAGCATCTGGTTTCAGAAGTCAGAGGCCAACTCAAGCCGGAAAACACCGTCTGGGACCTGCTGGCAGCCTCGTTTCCCGGCGGTTCGATCACCGGCGCTCCCAAGGTTCGATCGATGGAAATCATCGCGGAACTGGAGCCCACGGTTCGCGGCCCTTATTGCGGCAGCCTGTTTTACGCCGGTTTAAACGGCGAATTTGACAGCAATATCCTGATTCGTACCTTCACGATTAAAAACGGCTGGGTGCAATTTCCCGTCGGGGGAGGCATCATTGCCCAAAGTCAGCCACGGCTGGAATACGAAGAAACGTTGCACAAGGCGGCGGGAATGATTTCTGCACTGCAAACTTGA
- a CDS encoding DUF6513 domain-containing protein → MKQERILFVTGRLAEYSLRQVLDKLAPQVEFEYEICVLNVQVAALMHVPLIKRRLTVPEGIDWVMLPGLCKGDLQVLTEHFGLPFKRGPKDHFDLPEYFGQEGKPPKDLTQFDIEILAEINHAPFLSDAEILQQAEHYRQNGADLIDVGCVPGESWKRAGEVVRMLVEAGHRVSIDSFDRKEVEAAVKNGAELVLSCNHSNLDWVSKLGAEVVAIPDLPSDFDSLHDIVDQLVCAKTPFRIDPILEPIGYGFTASLERYYRARKEFPDVEIMMGIGNLTELTEVDTAGMNVLLAALCQELQIHSVLATEVINWAQSAIKEFDHARRLVKYAIDNQSLPKHIDYQLVMLRDPKLKELGAEALLNLSQQIRDPNYRIFAEQNQLHVMNRDGYWKGTDPYELFDQFQAANPKELDASHAFYLGYEMCKAMTALTLGKQYQQDQPLNWGFLTQTEISAQERRRQEGEEPQCGPR, encoded by the coding sequence ATGAAACAGGAACGCATCCTGTTTGTAACAGGCAGGCTGGCTGAATATTCGTTGCGCCAAGTTTTGGACAAACTCGCTCCGCAGGTCGAATTCGAATACGAAATCTGCGTTTTGAACGTTCAAGTCGCCGCTCTGATGCATGTGCCTCTGATCAAACGCCGACTCACCGTCCCCGAAGGCATCGACTGGGTCATGCTGCCCGGTTTATGCAAAGGCGATCTCCAGGTGCTCACGGAGCACTTTGGGCTCCCCTTTAAACGAGGACCCAAAGATCATTTTGACCTTCCCGAATATTTCGGACAGGAAGGCAAGCCACCAAAAGATCTCACCCAATTTGATATTGAGATCCTGGCCGAAATCAATCATGCCCCGTTTTTATCCGATGCAGAAATTCTGCAGCAGGCAGAACATTATCGGCAAAACGGCGCCGACCTGATAGATGTCGGTTGCGTACCCGGCGAAAGCTGGAAGCGGGCAGGGGAGGTCGTGCGAATGCTCGTCGAGGCAGGACACCGCGTTTCGATTGACAGTTTTGACAGGAAAGAAGTCGAGGCGGCAGTCAAGAACGGGGCAGAACTGGTTCTAAGCTGCAATCACTCCAATCTCGACTGGGTCTCCAAACTGGGTGCGGAAGTGGTCGCGATCCCCGACCTTCCCAGCGACTTCGATTCCTTGCATGACATTGTGGACCAGCTGGTTTGCGCAAAGACTCCGTTTCGAATTGACCCGATCCTGGAACCAATTGGCTACGGCTTCACTGCATCTCTGGAACGATATTATCGAGCGCGCAAAGAATTCCCCGACGTCGAAATCATGATGGGCATCGGCAATCTGACCGAATTGACGGAAGTCGACACCGCCGGAATGAACGTCCTGCTGGCGGCACTCTGTCAGGAACTGCAAATCCATAGTGTTCTGGCAACGGAAGTCATTAACTGGGCACAAAGCGCGATCAAAGAATTCGATCACGCGCGACGGCTGGTCAAGTATGCGATCGATAATCAAAGTCTGCCGAAGCACATTGATTACCAGCTGGTCATGCTCAGAGACCCCAAACTCAAAGAACTGGGGGCAGAGGCGTTACTCAATCTGTCTCAACAAATTCGGGACCCGAACTACCGCATCTTCGCTGAGCAGAATCAATTACACGTCATGAACCGGGATGGCTACTGGAAAGGGACCGATCCTTATGAATTATTTGATCAGTTCCAGGCTGCCAACCCCAAAGAGCTGGACGCCTCGCACGCCTTTTATCTGGGCTATGAGATGTGTAAAGCGATGACAGCCTTGACGTTGGGTAAGCAATACCAGCAGGACCAACCTCTCAATTGGGGATTTTTAACTCAGACCGAAATCAGTGCGCAGGAACGCAGACGCCAAGAGGGAGAGGAACCCCAATGCGGACCTCGCTGA
- a CDS encoding 4a-hydroxytetrahydrobiopterin dehydratase, which yields MTEDQVLSEEQIQEFLNTYPEWELRDGWLRRKFATPGWPHTLMLVNTIGYLAEAGWHHPDLNVGYAAVTVKLQTHRVRAITTKDTALAQKIEETATWQPEEDSDLDGFPKHWVH from the coding sequence ATGACAGAAGATCAGGTCTTGTCGGAAGAACAAATTCAGGAATTTCTGAACACCTATCCGGAATGGGAACTTCGCGATGGCTGGTTGAGACGAAAATTTGCAACGCCTGGCTGGCCTCACACGTTAATGCTGGTCAACACGATTGGCTACCTGGCGGAAGCAGGTTGGCATCATCCTGACTTAAACGTGGGCTATGCCGCGGTCACTGTGAAACTTCAAACACACCGGGTCCGCGCGATCACAACCAAAGACACCGCTTTGGCTCAAAAAATCGAAGAGACAGCCACCTGGCAGCCGGAGGAAGACTCAGATCTCGACGGATTTCCGAAACACTGGGTTCACTAA
- a CDS encoding PSD1 and planctomycete cytochrome C domain-containing protein, giving the protein MQRLQILLKSPLVSGMCLLSVLILFVISVPDFVNAANNKKIPAEQVEFFEKEIRPVLVKRCYACHGAKKQEASLRLDSHAWMMKGSDTGAAVVPGDPLKSRIIQVIQYHDDDSQMPPEGKMPPVEIAALTRWVKMGTPWPFSEKDAKAVPTNGAYDFETLSQNHWSFRPVKKPELPKVKNQQRVGSPVDHFVLARLEEKGLSLSPPVDRRKLIRRATVDLIGIPPTYEEVEAFANDASPDAYEKLIDRLLASPHYGERWGRHWLDVARYADTKGYVFTSERRYPYSYTFRDYVIRAFNEDLPYDRFIQEQLAADQLDRQGDDRSLAALGFLTVGRRYRGNIHDITDDRIDLVSRGLLGLTASCARCHDHKFDPVPIKDYYSLYGVFVSSYEPEEKELPLIGKSKSEAEFKVYQAERAKRQKKVDDYIRDEAQKFRVDARLKVADVLQAVAEREKLSQGDVKPQYEKDAPHRRYVDLWRSFLARKAKSNRPVFAAWMELTKIKVPQGEFPARAAEVIQKLAQQEAETQPEKRINRLVIHALKTNPPQSVYDICRAYGSVFKQVEQEWVKAVAEAQTKKAAVPTKLADADAEELRQILYDPECPTAASDDVVQSMFNRAQRDKVRRFEKEIETLDVTSPGAPPRAMVMFDKDKPVTSHVHLRGNPGRRGEKTPRQFFQILAGEERKPFERGSGRLELAQAIASKDNPLTARVFVNRVWMHHFGEGLVRTPSDFGVRSDPPSHPELLDYLAAQFMENGWSVKSLHKLIMLSSTYQQSSQNNEKATLIDSDNRLLWKRSPQRLGFEAMRDSLLFVSGQLSDEAEGRGFLIDQIPTVPRRTVYSFVDRNNLPNVFRTFDFANVESSTAQRPYTTVPQQALFAMNSPLLIEQSVLLVKDLDLEKLVKEKGVETAITALYQRVLTRKPTAEEMELGKNFLTHHRDQIKTPARMSGWEKYAQVLCTSNEFMFVD; this is encoded by the coding sequence ATGCAGCGGCTTCAGATTCTGTTGAAATCGCCTTTGGTTTCAGGCATGTGCCTGCTATCGGTTCTCATCCTGTTTGTGATTTCGGTGCCCGATTTCGTCAACGCAGCGAATAACAAAAAGATCCCTGCTGAGCAGGTTGAGTTTTTCGAGAAAGAGATCCGGCCGGTTCTGGTCAAGCGGTGTTATGCCTGCCATGGTGCGAAAAAACAGGAAGCCAGTCTGCGTCTGGATTCGCATGCCTGGATGATGAAAGGCAGCGACACGGGGGCTGCTGTGGTGCCGGGAGATCCGCTCAAGAGCCGCATTATTCAGGTGATTCAATATCATGACGATGACAGCCAGATGCCTCCCGAAGGCAAAATGCCTCCGGTTGAGATTGCTGCGTTGACCCGTTGGGTCAAAATGGGAACCCCCTGGCCTTTCTCTGAAAAGGATGCCAAAGCCGTCCCTACAAATGGTGCTTATGATTTCGAGACCCTGTCCCAGAATCATTGGTCGTTCCGTCCGGTCAAGAAACCGGAATTACCCAAAGTCAAAAATCAGCAGCGCGTCGGTTCACCCGTTGATCACTTTGTGCTTGCGCGTCTGGAAGAGAAAGGCCTGTCTCTTTCCCCTCCCGTTGACCGACGAAAGTTAATTCGGCGTGCGACTGTTGATTTAATTGGTATCCCGCCCACATATGAAGAAGTCGAAGCCTTTGCGAATGACGCGTCGCCTGACGCGTATGAAAAGTTGATCGATCGGTTACTCGCGTCGCCTCACTATGGCGAACGCTGGGGCCGCCATTGGCTGGATGTGGCCCGGTATGCGGATACGAAAGGGTACGTGTTTACTTCAGAACGACGTTATCCCTATTCCTATACTTTTCGCGACTATGTGATTCGTGCATTCAATGAAGATCTCCCTTACGATCGTTTTATTCAGGAGCAACTGGCGGCCGATCAACTGGATCGGCAAGGCGATGATCGTTCGTTGGCGGCACTCGGATTTTTAACCGTGGGCCGTCGTTATCGCGGGAATATTCATGATATTACCGATGACCGCATCGATCTTGTTTCGCGTGGCTTGCTGGGTTTGACGGCTTCGTGTGCCCGCTGTCACGATCACAAGTTTGATCCCGTTCCGATTAAGGATTACTACTCGCTGTATGGTGTGTTCGTCAGTAGTTATGAACCGGAAGAAAAAGAACTGCCTTTAATTGGGAAGTCAAAATCGGAAGCGGAGTTCAAAGTCTATCAGGCAGAACGGGCCAAGCGTCAGAAAAAGGTAGATGATTATATTCGGGATGAAGCTCAGAAATTCCGAGTCGATGCCCGTTTGAAAGTCGCTGATGTGTTACAGGCGGTTGCGGAAAGAGAGAAGCTGTCTCAGGGAGATGTGAAGCCTCAGTATGAGAAGGATGCGCCGCATCGGCGTTATGTTGATCTCTGGCGATCGTTCCTGGCACGCAAAGCAAAATCAAATCGTCCGGTCTTTGCTGCCTGGATGGAATTGACGAAGATCAAAGTCCCTCAAGGCGAGTTTCCTGCGCGTGCTGCTGAGGTAATTCAAAAGCTGGCTCAGCAGGAAGCGGAAACTCAGCCGGAAAAACGAATCAATCGACTGGTGATTCATGCGTTGAAAACGAATCCGCCGCAGTCCGTTTATGATATCTGTCGCGCTTATGGGAGCGTGTTCAAACAGGTCGAGCAGGAATGGGTGAAGGCGGTTGCGGAAGCCCAAACGAAGAAAGCGGCCGTGCCGACAAAACTTGCTGATGCGGATGCCGAAGAGCTGCGTCAAATTTTATATGACCCGGAATGTCCGACAGCGGCCAGTGATGATGTGGTACAAAGCATGTTCAATCGGGCGCAACGCGATAAAGTACGTCGCTTCGAGAAAGAGATCGAAACACTGGATGTAACTTCGCCAGGCGCTCCGCCGCGAGCGATGGTGATGTTTGACAAGGATAAGCCGGTGACGTCTCATGTTCATTTGCGGGGAAATCCCGGGCGACGTGGAGAGAAAACCCCCCGCCAGTTTTTCCAGATTCTGGCTGGGGAAGAACGAAAGCCATTTGAGAGAGGAAGCGGTCGTCTGGAACTGGCTCAAGCGATTGCGTCCAAGGACAACCCGCTTACGGCACGTGTGTTTGTGAACCGGGTCTGGATGCATCATTTTGGTGAAGGACTTGTCAGGACTCCCAGTGATTTTGGTGTCCGCAGCGATCCTCCCAGCCATCCGGAATTGCTGGATTATCTGGCTGCACAGTTCATGGAGAATGGCTGGTCTGTCAAATCGTTACATAAACTGATTATGCTTTCTTCGACGTATCAACAATCGTCTCAGAACAACGAAAAAGCGACTCTGATTGATTCAGATAATCGATTGCTTTGGAAACGTTCTCCGCAGCGTCTGGGCTTTGAAGCGATGCGGGATTCTTTGTTATTTGTTTCCGGGCAGCTTTCTGATGAAGCCGAAGGCAGGGGTTTTCTGATTGATCAGATTCCTACGGTCCCGAGACGGACTGTGTATAGTTTTGTGGATCGAAATAATCTACCCAACGTTTTTCGCACGTTCGATTTTGCCAATGTGGAATCCAGCACCGCGCAACGGCCTTATACGACGGTGCCTCAACAGGCATTGTTTGCGATGAACAGTCCCCTGTTGATTGAGCAATCAGTCTTACTGGTCAAGGATCTGGACCTGGAAAAACTGGTAAAGGAAAAAGGCGTGGAGACTGCGATTACAGCCCTCTATCAGCGGGTTCTGACACGCAAACCGACGGCGGAAGAAATGGAACTGGGGAAAAACTTCCTGACGCATCATCGCGATCAGATCAAGACACCCGCTCGCATGAGTGGCTGGGAAAAATATGCACAAGTGCTTTGCACTTCCAACGAATTTATGTTCGTTGATTAA
- a CDS encoding DUF1501 domain-containing protein, whose translation MADTNQHFNCDPIFTRRQMLQRCGTGLGSLGLASLMASQGLLDEAAGASAGRTESPMAPKMSHFPGRAKHVIHIFLNGGASQVDTFDPKPALAKYAGKMLPTQNLRTERKTGASLPSPFKFKKYGESGLEVSELFSQLGECVDDIAFVRSMYTNVPNHEPSLMMMNCGDLIQPRPSMGAWVTYGLGTENQNLPGFVVMCPGGYPITESANWRSAFLPGAYQGTHIDTKHTDIEKLISNIKNKKLALPEQRRQLDLLQALNRRHQAARAEESALESRIQSFELAYRMQMQASDVFDINQEPEHIHEMYGKGVHARQCMIARRLVERGVRYVQLWHGAGQPWDNHDEIEKGHRRLADQCAQPIAALLKDLKQRGLLQDTIVMCGGEFGRTPVVELPTPGANAGKMNGRDHNNHGFTVWLAGGGVKGGQAYGATDEFGFAAVENKVHVHDLQATVLKLLGFDHERLTYRFAGRDFRLTDVHGRVVEDLIA comes from the coding sequence ATGGCTGACACGAATCAACATTTTAATTGTGATCCGATTTTTACGCGGCGGCAGATGCTGCAGCGCTGCGGTACGGGGTTGGGTTCATTAGGTCTGGCATCGTTAATGGCCTCACAGGGATTACTCGATGAGGCTGCGGGTGCATCAGCGGGACGTACCGAATCGCCGATGGCTCCGAAGATGTCTCATTTTCCCGGCAGAGCGAAGCATGTGATTCACATCTTTTTGAATGGGGGGGCTTCGCAGGTCGATACCTTCGATCCCAAACCGGCTTTGGCAAAATATGCCGGGAAAATGTTGCCGACCCAAAACCTGCGTACCGAACGGAAAACGGGGGCGTCTCTCCCCTCGCCTTTCAAATTTAAAAAGTATGGGGAGAGCGGTCTGGAAGTCAGTGAGCTCTTTTCTCAATTGGGCGAGTGTGTTGACGACATCGCCTTCGTTCGATCAATGTACACGAACGTGCCCAACCACGAACCTTCTTTAATGATGATGAATTGTGGCGACCTGATTCAACCTCGTCCCAGTATGGGGGCCTGGGTGACTTATGGCTTGGGAACAGAAAATCAGAATCTGCCCGGCTTCGTGGTGATGTGCCCTGGCGGATATCCGATTACGGAATCGGCCAACTGGCGCTCGGCCTTTTTACCCGGGGCTTATCAGGGAACGCATATCGATACCAAGCATACCGATATCGAAAAACTGATTTCCAACATCAAGAATAAAAAGCTGGCCCTCCCTGAGCAGCGTCGTCAGCTTGATTTGTTACAGGCGTTGAATCGTCGGCATCAGGCGGCTCGTGCTGAAGAATCGGCGTTGGAATCCCGAATTCAGTCATTTGAACTGGCGTATCGGATGCAGATGCAGGCGTCGGATGTATTTGATATCAATCAGGAACCCGAGCATATTCATGAGATGTATGGCAAAGGGGTGCATGCCCGACAGTGTATGATTGCCCGGAGACTGGTCGAACGGGGCGTGCGGTACGTGCAACTCTGGCACGGTGCAGGTCAGCCCTGGGACAATCATGATGAAATTGAAAAGGGACATCGGCGCTTGGCGGATCAGTGTGCACAGCCCATTGCCGCGTTACTCAAAGACCTCAAGCAACGCGGCCTGTTGCAGGATACGATCGTGATGTGCGGCGGCGAATTTGGAAGAACTCCCGTTGTGGAACTGCCGACACCGGGCGCGAATGCCGGGAAGATGAATGGCCGTGATCATAATAATCATGGATTTACCGTTTGGTTAGCCGGCGGAGGCGTCAAAGGCGGACAGGCATATGGTGCCACGGATGAGTTCGGCTTTGCTGCTGTGGAAAACAAGGTTCACGTTCATGATTTGCAGGCCACTGTCTTGAAGTTGCTGGGATTTGATCACGAGCGATTAACCTATCGATTCGCAGGTCGTGACTTCAGGTTGACCGATGTGCATGGTCGCGTGGTTGAAGATCTCATCGCTTAA
- a CDS encoding Swt1 family HEPN domain-containing protein produces MAGDNERIKLTLEVLGTGLYPIIEQEMKAVYQDDWIARAKESFRNSPLTSQPEGEAIRWDAHSTLLILWDHWNSVFRNRLTPLERSYVGELREFRNRWAHQSQISTDDTLRILDTAARLLSAAGSTQEARQLQRERDQLLHQILQYQEQIVIDSDDQRRERMRDAIIFLVCAVAIDLVVFFSFGTGGLAILFAVFVACVFVFLAYQRWVTPDRPTYGAHECTNCGKIIYGEACPYCNEDLPA; encoded by the coding sequence GTGGCTGGTGATAACGAGCGCATTAAACTGACTCTCGAAGTATTGGGGACCGGTCTGTACCCCATTATCGAGCAGGAAATGAAAGCCGTTTACCAGGATGACTGGATCGCCCGTGCGAAAGAGAGTTTCCGAAACTCTCCCCTGACCTCACAGCCCGAAGGCGAGGCGATCCGCTGGGACGCCCATTCCACGCTGTTGATTTTGTGGGATCATTGGAACAGCGTTTTTCGTAATCGGCTGACTCCACTTGAGCGAAGTTATGTCGGCGAGTTAAGGGAATTTCGTAATCGCTGGGCGCATCAGAGTCAGATCAGTACCGATGATACGCTGAGAATCCTTGATACTGCTGCCCGGCTCTTATCCGCAGCAGGTTCCACACAGGAAGCCCGACAGCTGCAGAGAGAACGCGACCAATTATTGCATCAGATCCTGCAATACCAGGAACAGATTGTGATCGACTCGGATGATCAGCGTCGCGAGCGGATGCGCGATGCCATCATCTTTCTGGTTTGCGCCGTCGCCATCGATTTAGTCGTCTTCTTTTCTTTTGGAACCGGTGGCCTGGCGATTTTGTTTGCAGTATTTGTGGCCTGTGTATTTGTCTTTCTCGCTTATCAGCGCTGGGTGACTCCCGATCGACCGACCTACGGCGCGCATGAATGCACCAACTGTGGCAAGATCATTTACGGCGAAGCGTGTCCCTACTGCAATGAAGATCTCCCGGCATAA
- a CDS encoding cupin domain-containing protein has protein sequence MPESTQKKYHIADFSQIEGTPCPCGTARRAFADVPEFPGTLHVTEISEDAELHYHRKLTETYYFLECGKDAKMQLDNEFIPVHAGMSIVIPPGVRHRAIGSMKIINIVFPKFDPEDEWLD, from the coding sequence ATGCCGGAATCAACACAGAAAAAATATCATATCGCTGATTTTTCCCAAATCGAGGGAACACCCTGTCCCTGTGGAACCGCACGGCGTGCCTTTGCCGATGTGCCCGAATTTCCAGGCACGTTGCACGTCACGGAAATCTCAGAGGATGCCGAACTGCACTATCATCGCAAACTGACGGAAACCTATTACTTCCTGGAATGCGGCAAAGATGCGAAAATGCAACTGGATAATGAATTCATTCCCGTGCATGCAGGGATGTCAATTGTGATTCCACCGGGAGTTCGCCACCGGGCCATTGGTTCCATGAAGATCATCAATATCGTCTTTCCGAAATTTGATCCGGAAGATGAATGGCTCGATTGA
- a CDS encoding ornithine cyclodeaminase: MNHSDQSASETPSSETSRVSEEVELQGHIIDSLLLPKILDEITVMGGDFSINDISIGQLRSDSSHAQITVSAEDEETLENILTHIAQHGATPVEQHDCVLDTADMDGAFPEGFYCTTNQQTEIRIAGNWIAVDLQEMDCGIVVSPDQKTAHCLPMSDVTKGELVVTGNQGIRVIPTERSAPEVSGFSFMHSTVSSEKPKGVTVKEIASEMRRAKAGAGKILVVAGPAVVHTGSRDYFSELIREGYVNLLFAGNALATHDIEESFYGTSLGISMEHGGSSEEGHEHHLRSINRIRRLGSIQNAVDQGVLKSGIMYECVKNQVPYVLAGSIRDDGPLPDVITDSIAAQRKMREMVQGVSFCLMIATTLHSIAVGNLLPASVKVVCVDINPATVTKLADRGTFQTVGLVTDVEPFLRVLLDEINQLE, encoded by the coding sequence ATGAATCATTCAGATCAGTCTGCTTCCGAGACCCCATCATCTGAGACCTCTCGTGTCAGTGAAGAAGTCGAATTACAGGGACATATTATTGACAGCCTGCTGTTACCAAAAATTCTGGATGAGATCACCGTAATGGGAGGGGATTTCTCCATCAACGATATCTCCATTGGCCAACTCCGATCAGACAGCAGCCATGCCCAAATCACAGTCTCTGCCGAGGATGAAGAAACGCTTGAGAATATCCTGACGCATATCGCCCAGCACGGCGCAACTCCCGTTGAACAACACGACTGTGTTCTCGACACCGCGGATATGGACGGGGCGTTTCCGGAAGGATTTTACTGTACGACAAATCAGCAGACAGAAATTCGAATTGCAGGAAACTGGATCGCCGTTGATTTACAGGAAATGGATTGTGGGATCGTCGTCAGTCCAGATCAAAAAACGGCACATTGCCTGCCGATGTCAGACGTGACCAAAGGGGAACTGGTTGTGACCGGGAACCAGGGAATCAGAGTGATTCCCACCGAACGCAGCGCTCCTGAAGTTTCCGGTTTCTCTTTCATGCACAGTACTGTCTCCAGTGAAAAACCGAAAGGAGTCACAGTCAAAGAGATCGCCTCTGAAATGCGGCGCGCGAAAGCAGGCGCTGGCAAAATTCTAGTTGTCGCCGGTCCGGCGGTCGTGCATACCGGCAGCAGAGATTACTTTAGCGAACTGATCAGAGAAGGATATGTGAATCTGCTCTTCGCCGGCAACGCATTGGCCACACATGACATCGAAGAATCCTTCTATGGAACCAGCCTGGGCATCTCGATGGAGCATGGCGGCTCCAGTGAAGAAGGACACGAACATCATCTACGATCCATCAACCGGATTCGTCGCTTAGGCAGTATTCAAAATGCCGTCGATCAAGGCGTACTGAAATCCGGCATCATGTATGAATGCGTCAAAAATCAGGTTCCGTATGTCCTGGCAGGCAGCATTCGCGACGATGGCCCCTTACCAGACGTCATTACCGATTCCATCGCCGCACAACGTAAGATGCGCGAAATGGTGCAGGGGGTCTCGTTCTGTCTGATGATTGCCACAACCCTGCATTCCATTGCTGTCGGTAATTTACTGCCAGCCAGTGTGAAAGTGGTTTGTGTCGATATCAATCCAGCTACCGTCACAAAACTCGCTGACCGCGGGACATTTCAGACTGTAGGGCTGGTAACAGATGTGGAACCATTCTTAAGAGTCTTACTGGATGAAATCAATCAGCTGGAATGA